The Variovorax sp. S12S4 genome includes the window TCGGCAGCTTTGTGGCCGAGAACAAGCCCCAGTCCACGCTGCTGCAGATTGCCAACATTGCCAGCGAAATCCGCCAGCGCGGCCATGACTACCGCTGCGAGATGTTGGCCGTGGAACGTATTGCCGCCTCGCCCGACGTGGCGGCCTGGCTCGACATGCGCGCGGGCACCTCGGTGTTCCACAGCGTCTGCCTGCACCTGGAGAACGACACGCCGGTGCAGCTCGAGGAACGGTACGTCAATCCGCAGGTCGTGCCCGACTTTCTCGAGCAGGACTTTGCCGCCGTTGCCCCCAGCGAGTACCTGGTGCGCAACGTGCCCTTCGACCAGATCGAGCACGTTGTCGATGCCGTGCTGCCCACCGCCGAGCAGGCCGGCCGGCTGGCGATGGAACCCACCGACCCCTGCCTGCTGCTCACGCGCCGCACCTGGACGCGCAACACGCCCGTTACCTGGGTGCGGTGCCTCCATCCCGCCTCGCGCTATAGCCTCGGCAGCCGTTTCAAAGCCGACGGCAACCCTCGTTCGGCTGATTTTTGTGTCGCGGAAACCGCAGGTCTTCTCTTGCAACCACTTGTATAGACAGGTTCATATGCCAACAAACAATCACACTCCCGCCACCCTGACTCTCACGCCCGGCAAGGTGGATCTCGCCATGCTGCGCCGCATCCAGGCCGGCGGCGTGCGGCTGGCGCTCGATCCGTCGGTGCAGGACGGCATGGCGCGCGCCGAAGCGGCGGTGCGCCACATCGTCGAGAACGACCAGGTGGTCTACGGCATCAACACCGGCTTCGGCAAGCTCGCGAGCACGCGCATCGGCAACGACCACTTGGCCGAGCTGCAGCGCAACCTCGTGCTCTCGCACAGCGTGGGCACCGGCGAGCCGCTGGCTGCGCCTGTCGTGCGCATGGTGCTGGCCACCAAGGCCGTGAGCCTGGCGCGCGGGCACTCGGGTGTGCGGCCCGCGCTGGTCGACGCCTTGCTGGCGCTGTTCAATGCGGGCGTGATGCCGCGCATTCCGTGCAAGGGCTCGGTCGGCGCCTCGGGTGATCTTGCGCCGCTCGCGCACATGGCCTGCGTGCTGATCGGCGAGGGCGAGGCGACCACTGCGGACGGTGCCGTGGTCAGCGGTGCCGAGGCCATGCGCCTCGTCGGCCTCGAGCCCTTCGTGCTCGGCCCCAAGGAAGGCCTGGCGCTGCTCAACGGAACGCAGGTGTCGACCGCGCTCGCGCTGGCCGGGCTGTTCGGCGCGGAAGACGTGTTCGCCTCTGCGTTGATGTCCGGCGCGCTCTCGCTCGAAGCCATCCAGGGTTCGATCAAACCGTTCGATGCGCGCATTCACGCCGCACGCGGCCAGCCGGGGCAAATTGCCGTCGCGGCCGCGGTGCGCACGCTGCTCGAAGGCAGCGAGATCGTGCCGTCGCATGCAGCGTGCGGCCGCGTGCAAGACCCTTATTCGGTGCGCTGCATTCCGCAGGTCATGGGTGCCTGCCTCGACAACCTCGCGCATGCCGCGCGCGTGCTGGTGATCGAGGCCAATGCTGCATCGGACAACCCGCTGGTCTTCACCGACACCGGCGAAGTGATCTCGGGCGGCAACTTCCACGCCGAGCCGGTCGCCTTTGCGGCCGACATCATTGCGCTGGCCGTGAGCGAGGTCGGCGCCATTTCCGAGCGGCGCCTCGCGCTCTTGCTCGACACCGGAATTTCGGGCCTGCCGCCGTTCCTGGTGCGCGACGGCGGCCTGAACTCCGGCTTCATGATCGCGCAGGTCACGGCGGCCGCGCTGGCTTCGGAGAACAAGTCGCTCGCGCATCCCGCCAGTGTCGACAGCCTGCCCACTTCGGCCAACCAGGAAGACCATGTGTCCATGGCCACCTTCGCGGCGCGGCGCCTGGGCGACATGGTCAACAACACGGCGGTGGTCGTCGGCATTGAAGCCATGGCGGCGGCGCAAGGCATTGAACTGAACCGAAACCTGAAGAGCTCGCCGCTGGTCGAAGCCGAGTTCGCCAACATCCGCCAGAAGGTCGCGTTTCTTGAAGCCGACCGCTATCTCGCGCCCGACATCGAAGCCATGCGCCAGTGGGCGCTCAAGGCCGAGTTGCCCGCCGCGCTTTTGAACATCCTGCCCAGCCACGCCTGAACACCGATCAAGGAGAACCTCGCCATGAACGCACCCGAAAAGCTCCCGATGCAAAACACCGACCCGCGCCATGACCCCACGCGCGTGATCCGCGCGCCGCGCGGCAGCGAACTGAACTGCAAGAGCTGGCTCACCGAAGCCCCGTTCCGCATGCTGCAGAACAACCTCGACGCCG containing:
- the hutH gene encoding histidine ammonia-lyase; translation: MPTNNHTPATLTLTPGKVDLAMLRRIQAGGVRLALDPSVQDGMARAEAAVRHIVENDQVVYGINTGFGKLASTRIGNDHLAELQRNLVLSHSVGTGEPLAAPVVRMVLATKAVSLARGHSGVRPALVDALLALFNAGVMPRIPCKGSVGASGDLAPLAHMACVLIGEGEATTADGAVVSGAEAMRLVGLEPFVLGPKEGLALLNGTQVSTALALAGLFGAEDVFASALMSGALSLEAIQGSIKPFDARIHAARGQPGQIAVAAAVRTLLEGSEIVPSHAACGRVQDPYSVRCIPQVMGACLDNLAHAARVLVIEANAASDNPLVFTDTGEVISGGNFHAEPVAFAADIIALAVSEVGAISERRLALLLDTGISGLPPFLVRDGGLNSGFMIAQVTAAALASENKSLAHPASVDSLPTSANQEDHVSMATFAARRLGDMVNNTAVVVGIEAMAAAQGIELNRNLKSSPLVEAEFANIRQKVAFLEADRYLAPDIEAMRQWALKAELPAALLNILPSHA